CCGCCTGTTAAACGTGGTGGAGGATTTCGTTGAGGAAACGCGGAGAAGGCGCAAGAAGTAACCACGATCGCGGGCGGATAGGCTCTATTGGCCCGGGAACGCGGCTAATTACTTGACTATTTTTACCAGCGGGCATACATTTTTATTATTGTGCGGATCCAATGCCGGAACAATTTAGGAGAGATATGGAATAAAAGTTTGCATTCGTCCAGTCCTGACCAGCGGAAGAGTTACTGAGGGAAATTGGCGCGGAATGATGGGCGGTTAGCCCAAGGGGTCACGACGCGCAGGCTACTTCTTCACGGGGCGCTTTAAAGGATTGAGAGGAGTACCGCAATGCACACTTCAAGGACAGCGCCGGCCGCAGGCGCCGGATTACTTGCTACTTTCATCTTTCTTTCATCAACCTTCCTGATTACCCACGACGCCAACGCGCTCTCGCAATGGGCAAGAAAATACAAGACATCCTGTTTCACCTGCCACACGGCATTCCCACGGCTGAATTATTACGGGGAACGGTTCTTGTGGAACGGGTATCAGGATCCGGACAATGAACAGCCCGACGGCGACCTGATGAAAAAGGTGATAAACAACGAGTTGGTCCTAGATGATGTGACAAACCTGCTGGGATTCAGGCTGAACCTCACGCCGTTCAGGCTAAGAGAAAAAGCGCTGAACCTCGGCGGGGACGAAAAAGACCAGATCACCATAGGCGGGCCGGACTGGATACAGTTCTTCGTGGGGGGCTCCATATTCAAGAACGCGGCTTTCTTCATGGAACTGGAGTTCGCCGGGGAGACAGTCCACTACAACTGGTGGCATTTGAGCTACCACAACATGTTCGGCACACCGGCAGTGAACTTCCAGCTGGGCAACGTGTCGGCGCTGGAATTTTCCGCCCAGACGGACAGGCTACGGATTTTCCCCAACTACTCTTCCCCTCTTTACGCCGTTAAAACCTCCAATGGCACCGGTGACGACAGCCTTGGCATAAGCCAGGCCCGGCCGGCGATCCAGTATTATGGATACGCGGGGCCGGCGCTGTGGTGGGCCGGGGTAAGCTCCGGCAAGACCGCCGCCGACGTGAACGACAAGATGTTCTACTGGGGCGGGCTCCGCTACACCGTAACCGAAGATATGGAGAGCGCCATAGAGGGGAGCAGTGTAACCCTATGGGCCTTCCAGGGGGAGGACGGGAAGAACACCGCCGCGTCGGACACCGTGTCCGCCTCTTACCTCACTTCCACCAGCAAGAGGTACCAGGCGGCTGGTAACCTGCGGTGGAGGGATATTGACGTCATCGGAAGCTACGTATGGGGCGACGATGAGGACGGAAAGCTTTCAACCTCCGCCAATGACAAGTTCGAATTCAAGGGTTACAGTTTCCAGGCGGCCTGGCAGATAAACAAGATGTGGTACACGGGAGTGATGTACGACAAGGTGGAGAAAGACACCGGCTCCGGATTCACGGTGAGCGACCACCAGGTGATCCCGCAGATATCGTTCCTGCCCAAGGAAAACATGCGGCTGGGTTTCTACGTTAAGTTGGACATCAACGACGAGACTGGGCACACGAAGAAGAACGACTATTGGGTCAACTTCAGGGTGATGTTCTAAGTTGGAGGCTTCCCCAATGAACGCTATTACCAGGATCGCCGTTGCGGCGGCATCCGTCTGGCTATGCTCGTCACCCCCGGCGCTGGCCGGGGATGACGGCAAGACCTTATTTATAAACGAGGGTTGTGTAAACTGCCATTCGGTGAAATCGGCAGGCATTACAGTGATGGAATCCGCCGAGGCGAAGGAGGAGTTGAAAGAGCAGGCGGCGGAAGGGGCCAAGGCTCCGCCGGACCTCTCCGGTTTGGCGGCGAAGCGTGACGCTGATTTCCTGGACAAGTACCTTCGCAAGAAGATAGCCATTGACGGCCGCAAACACAAGAAGAGGTTCAAGGGGAGCGACGCGGAGCGTGAAACGCTTATCACGTGGATCTTGGCCCTTAAACCAGCCGCCGGGCAGGGTAAATGAAACTGGCGCTCCTCCTGCTTGCCATGTGTAACGCGGGCTTCATCGCTATCTTGTGGAAAGAGTGGGGCTTGCTAGGCGGGGGCGCCAGAAAACTTCTTGCCTTCATAAGCCTTGGGGTGTTCCCTTTGGTGTGGGGGGCCGGGGTGCTGGGCCAGGGGCTGGAAGAGGCGCAGAAGGTGGCATTCTGCGCCCAGTGCCACGTCATGACAGATTACGTGAAAAGCCTGGAGGTGGACGATGACGAGCCGCTGTCCGCCTTCCATTACCAGAACAACCTGGTGCCCAAGGAAAAAGCCTGTTTCGCCTGCCACACGCAATACACCATGTTCGGCCCAATACGGGCCAAGCTACAGGGGCTGAGCCATCTTTACGTTTATTACATCAAGGGCGCTCCGGCGGGAAAGATCAGCCTTTACTCCCCATACGATAACCGGGAATGCTTGAGATGCCACGAGTCGTCCCGGAAATATCAAAAACTGCGCATGCACAACAAGCCGGAAGAGATGTTCAAGAAGCTTGCGGACAATAAGCAATCATGCCTCGCCAAGGGTTGCCACGACCTGGCCCATCTTATCGAGGAGGAGGAATCAGATGACTCCGCAGGATGAGCAAGCGGCAGAAGCGGCAGGGATACCACGGGGAATGAAAACAGCCCTGATTACCAACATGGCCGGGATGGTTTTCATGTTATTGTCGCTTTACGCCAAAAGCCCGTTTCAGTTTGTAGTGACGCTTGTCTCCGGCACCGGTTTTCTGCTGGCAAGCTTTGCGTTATGGCTATGGATGGTGTTCACCGAAGCGCGTGTTAAAGGGATGTTCAGATGATGGCGGTTGGGTTTGACCGCCAGGCCCTTTAAAGCCCCAGCCGGGGCCACATTTCGTTAACCCTCGTTTTCACCGCCGGGATCATCTCAAGATCGTCTGGCCATTCCCTTGGGTGCCCCTCCTCCACCAGTTTTTTTGTGGCGTCTATTATCATGCGGCCATCCTCGAAAACCATGTCCCGCCGGGGATCCACGTTGTTGAAAAATTTCCAGAGCGCCACGGAATAGTTCGCCGGGTCTATTTCTTTATCCAGAGCGATCACTATTTTTATCGAGCGGGCCGTATCCGCCTTAAGCGCCTCAGACGGGATCCTGCGCCCATCGAAAGGCGCCCGCTTGTCCACAGCGATAATGGCCAGTGGATTGGCTACGTCCTCATACGGTATGGCCCAGGAGATTACATCGGCCCTCTGCCGCAAGGCGTTGATGAAGGGTTCCAATGGCCTGCCACCCCAATATTCCGGAGCCTTCCGGGATTCCCCCTCCACCGGCGACGTTACATCTATCCCCAGCTTGGCGCCATACAGGGCTTTTGGCGCCGAATGGTCCAGCACGTCCAGTACCCCTTCGGAGATAGTGATATCTTCCTCCATGTTCAGCCTGTTGAGCAGGACATGCGCCACCTCGGCGTAATCATGCACGTTAACCCCGGCGTCCATGGTCATTATCATCTTGGCGAAACTCATCTGCCCCGCGCCCCATAGCGAGCTCATGAGCTGTTTGGCGTTGGCCGGGTACCGCTTCTTCACCGACACGATGACGCAGTTATGGAAAACCCCCTCCCAAGGCAGGTCGTAATCCACAATCTCCGGATGGAGGGTTTTGAGCAACGGCAGGAATATGCGTTCGGTGGCTTTCCCCATGTAACAGTCTTCCATGGGGGGTTTGCCAACGATGGTGGTCGGATAAATGGGATTCTTCCGGTGGGTAATGGCGGTTACATGGAATACCGGGTACATACCGGTAAGCGAGTAATAGCCGGTATGGTCGCCAAAAGGCCCTTCCAGCCTCGTCTCGTCCGGGTTCACATACCCTTCAATAACTATCTCCGCCGTCCGGGGAACCTCAAGGTCCACCGTGCGGCATTTCACAAGCTCCACCCCTTTGCCCCGGATGAAGCCAGCCAATAGAAGCTCGTCCACCCCAGGCGGCATGGGCGCCGTGGCGGAGAATATCACCGCAGGATCGCACCCCAGGGCCACGGCCACTTCCATCCGCTCCCCTCTGGCGCGATGCTGGTCGAAAAACCGCGCGCCGTCTTTATGGATGTGCCAGTGCATCCCCGTGGCGCGGGCGTTATAGACCTGCATGCGGTACATCCCCACGTTGCGCCGGCCGTCCACCGACTTTGTAAAGACACACGGCAGGGTGATGAACCTTCCGCCGTCATCGGGCCAGCATTTCAAAACGGGAATGGCGGTAAGGTCCACATCCCCTTCCAGCAATACAACTTCCTGGCAAGGGGCGTTTGCGTCGTTCACGGTTTTAGGTGTGAACCGGGCCATCTTGAAAAGAGTGGGCAACATGGCCAGTTTTTCCTGCCACGTTTCAGGGGCTTTCATCTTGATGAGCCAGTCCAACCCGGCGGCGATTTTCTCCACATCGTCCACGCCAAGGCTTGCGGCCATGCGCTTGCGGGATCCGAAAGCGTTGATGAGGACCGGCATGGAAGAGCCTTCCACGTTCTCGAAAAGCAACGCCTTCCCCCCGCCGGGCATTTTGCTCACCCGGTCGGTTATCTCGGTTATCTCCAGCTCCGGCGAGACTTTTTCGCTAATGCGCACAAGTTCCCCCATCTGCTCCAGATGGGCCATGAATTCGCGGATGGAGTCGAATCGAATCGTGTTAATCACTCCAGCAAACTCTTTCCTGTCATTTCTTCCGGTTGTGGCAGTCCCAGAAGTTTTAGCATCGTAGGCGCGATGTCCGCCAGCCTGCCGCCTTCCCGCAATTTAAACCCGCCGGGGCCTATGTAATAAAACGGCGCCGGGTTGGTTGTGTGTGCGGTCATGGGTTTGCCGTTCTCCACCATGCATTCTATATTGCCATGGTCGGCGGTGATTAAAAGGTGCGCTCCGGTTTTAGCGCAGGCTTCCACTATGCGCCCCACCTGGGTGTCCACCACGTTCACGGCTTTCAACGCCGCCTCCCATATGCCGGTATGCCCCACCATGTCGCCATTGGCCAGGTTCACTATAATCACGCCGAAATTGCCGGACTCCACCGCTTCCACCACCCCGTCGGTCACTTCAGGGCAACTCATCTCCGGCTGGAGGTCATACGTGCGCACCCGGGGGGATGGCACCAGCTTGCGGGACTCCCCCTCGAAAGTGGTCTCCATCCCGCCGTTGAAGAAAAAGGTGACGTGGGCGTACTTTTCCGTTTCCGCCGTGCGGAACTGTTTTAATCCGTTCCGCGCCAGAACC
This DNA window, taken from Nitrospinota bacterium, encodes the following:
- a CDS encoding cytochrome c encodes the protein MNAITRIAVAAASVWLCSSPPALAGDDGKTLFINEGCVNCHSVKSAGITVMESAEAKEELKEQAAEGAKAPPDLSGLAAKRDADFLDKYLRKKIAIDGRKHKKRFKGSDAERETLITWILALKPAAGQGK
- a CDS encoding NapC/NirT family cytochrome c; protein product: MKLALLLLAMCNAGFIAILWKEWGLLGGGARKLLAFISLGVFPLVWGAGVLGQGLEEAQKVAFCAQCHVMTDYVKSLEVDDDEPLSAFHYQNNLVPKEKACFACHTQYTMFGPIRAKLQGLSHLYVYYIKGAPAGKISLYSPYDNRECLRCHESSRKYQKLRMHNKPEEMFKKLADNKQSCLAKGCHDLAHLIEEEESDDSAG
- a CDS encoding menaquinone biosynthesis decarboxylase, whose translation is MAHLEQMGELVRISEKVSPELEITEITDRVSKMPGGGKALLFENVEGSSMPVLINAFGSRKRMAASLGVDDVEKIAAGLDWLIKMKAPETWQEKLAMLPTLFKMARFTPKTVNDANAPCQEVVLLEGDVDLTAIPVLKCWPDDGGRFITLPCVFTKSVDGRRNVGMYRMQVYNARATGMHWHIHKDGARFFDQHRARGERMEVAVALGCDPAVIFSATAPMPPGVDELLLAGFIRGKGVELVKCRTVDLEVPRTAEIVIEGYVNPDETRLEGPFGDHTGYYSLTGMYPVFHVTAITHRKNPIYPTTIVGKPPMEDCYMGKATERIFLPLLKTLHPEIVDYDLPWEGVFHNCVIVSVKKRYPANAKQLMSSLWGAGQMSFAKMIMTMDAGVNVHDYAEVAHVLLNRLNMEEDITISEGVLDVLDHSAPKALYGAKLGIDVTSPVEGESRKAPEYWGGRPLEPFINALRQRADVISWAIPYEDVANPLAIIAVDKRAPFDGRRIPSEALKADTARSIKIVIALDKEIDPANYSVALWKFFNNVDPRRDMVFEDGRMIIDATKKLVEEGHPREWPDDLEMIPAVKTRVNEMWPRLGL